In Geminocystis sp. NIES-3709, a single genomic region encodes these proteins:
- a CDS encoding tetratricopeptide repeat protein: MIKQYLLIDDYDNALVFCENLIKNNPNNLDYYWYLGLIYLLMGKESSAENIWMSVIFDNVENIADISNNLVLFLDNYGVYQLEENKINNAIKIYHKIQEIEPNYITLSLEFSRIINQWINEAINLTKNHLFNPAKTKYQLIIQFETNNALIWHNLALVYYELLEYQQGYQAIINAINLDPSNFLYYFYAGIFLEKTNYSQDAILFYQKAINLNPNHIDSYNNLGNIFIENNQLKEAEKCYKLAIKIDNKNYGTYINLGNLYLKQGKIDESLGNYQQAIILNNDEEIYFWIVNNIRSFNYIQEAIKFAKDNSKFFPNNLLINLVFYSILPYIYQQESDINYYRNNVTYFLEKISTALTVTSESNKKSALKIIDLYTNYHLNYQAQNDLYLQSLYGNFIHEVMKANYPQYCQPIKNKLTLNDGKIKVGYISYCLRSHVVGKLSLGWIKYHNKESFDVYCYYLGDFLEDKITLEFKQHSTKFYHFSDRLSTENIAQQIRENDLDILVFLDLSMYPRMSQLAGLRLAKIQCTTWLHPITSGIPTIDYFISSELIEKEKAENHYSETLIKLSNLSIVYAQKDIPKVNKDRSKFYLKDNNIIYITSQFPSKYLPQYDYIYPEIAMNINDCQFVFIHPKVNQNNEQITNELWRRIKKNFTKYGLNWQNYCIFLPTINNSEDYWQLFTSCDIFLDTIGFTGFNSTLDALESFLPVVTYSGDFFRTRQSEGILKMIQVIDTIAKNEQDYLKIAIELGINSKFRESIVNKIKQNIRLVYDDLTPIKALENFYHNIII, translated from the coding sequence ATGATTAAACAATATTTATTAATTGATGATTATGATAATGCCTTAGTTTTCTGCGAAAACTTGATCAAAAATAATCCAAATAATTTAGATTATTATTGGTATTTAGGACTAATTTATCTGTTAATGGGAAAGGAATCTTCTGCAGAAAATATTTGGATGTCAGTAATCTTTGATAATGTAGAAAATATTGCAGATATTAGTAATAATTTAGTTTTATTTTTAGATAATTATGGGGTTTATCAATTAGAAGAAAATAAGATTAATAATGCTATTAAAATCTATCATAAAATACAAGAAATTGAACCAAATTATATTACTTTATCTTTAGAATTTAGTCGAATTATTAATCAATGGATAAATGAAGCAATTAATTTAACTAAAAATCACCTATTTAATCCCGCTAAAACTAAATATCAATTGATTATTCAATTTGAAACGAATAATGCTTTAATATGGCATAATTTAGCTTTAGTTTATTATGAATTATTAGAATATCAACAAGGTTATCAAGCAATTATTAACGCTATAAATTTAGATCCGAGTAATTTTCTTTATTATTTTTACGCTGGAATTTTTTTAGAAAAAACTAATTATAGTCAAGATGCGATCCTCTTTTATCAAAAAGCTATTAATTTGAATCCAAATCATATAGATAGTTATAATAACCTTGGTAATATATTCATTGAAAATAATCAACTTAAAGAAGCAGAAAAATGTTATAAATTAGCGATCAAAATAGATAATAAAAATTATGGAACTTATATAAATTTAGGCAACTTATACTTAAAACAAGGTAAAATTGATGAAAGTTTAGGCAATTATCAACAGGCAATTATATTAAATAATGATGAGGAAATTTATTTTTGGATAGTTAACAATATTCGTTCATTTAATTATATTCAAGAGGCTATTAAATTTGCAAAAGATAATAGTAAATTTTTCCCTAATAATTTATTAATAAACTTAGTTTTTTATTCAATATTACCCTATATATATCAACAAGAATCAGATATTAATTATTATCGAAATAATGTCACTTATTTTTTAGAAAAAATATCTACTGCCTTAACAGTAACTTCAGAAAGCAATAAAAAATCTGCATTAAAAATTATTGATTTATATACTAATTATCATTTGAATTATCAAGCTCAAAATGATTTATATTTGCAGTCTTTATATGGTAATTTTATTCATGAGGTAATGAAGGCAAATTATCCTCAATATTGCCAACCTATCAAAAATAAATTAACTTTAAATGACGGTAAAATAAAAGTAGGTTATATTTCTTATTGTTTAAGATCTCATGTGGTAGGAAAGTTATCTTTAGGATGGATAAAGTATCATAATAAAGAAAGTTTTGATGTTTATTGTTATTATCTAGGAGACTTTTTAGAAGATAAAATTACTTTAGAGTTTAAACAACATTCAACAAAATTTTATCATTTTAGCGATCGTCTTAGTACGGAAAATATTGCCCAACAAATAAGAGAAAATGACTTAGATATTTTAGTTTTTTTAGACTTGAGTATGTATCCGAGAATGTCGCAGTTAGCTGGATTGAGGTTAGCTAAAATTCAATGTACCACTTGGCTACACCCTATCACATCAGGAATACCGACGATCGATTATTTTATTTCTAGTGAATTAATAGAAAAAGAAAAAGCGGAAAATCATTACTCGGAAACCTTGATAAAGTTATCTAATTTAAGCATAGTTTATGCACAAAAAGATATTCCAAAAGTTAATAAAGATAGATCAAAATTTTATCTAAAAGACAATAATATTATATATATAACATCTCAGTTTCCATCTAAATATTTACCTCAATATGATTATATTTATCCTGAAATTGCTATGAATATAAATGATTGTCAATTTGTATTTATTCATCCTAAAGTGAATCAAAATAATGAACAAATTACAAATGAATTATGGAGAAGAATTAAAAAAAATTTTACTAAATATGGACTTAATTGGCAAAATTATTGTATTTTTTTACCCACTATTAATAATTCGGAAGATTATTGGCAATTGTTTACCAGTTGTGATATTTTTTTAGATACAATTGGTTTCACGGGTTTTAATTCAACTTTAGATGCTTTGGAATCTTTTTTACCAGTGGTTACATATTCTGGTGATTTTTTTCGTACTCGACAATCAGAAGGAATTTTAAAAATGATTCAAGTTATTGATACTATTGCTAAAAATGAACAAGATTATTTAAAAATAGCGATCGAATTAGGAATAAATAGTAAATTTAGAGAAAGTATTGTTAATAAAATTAAACAAAATATTAGGTTAGTATATGATGATTTAACACCAATTAAAGCCTTAGAAAACTTTTATCATAATATAATTATATAA
- a CDS encoding PstS family phosphate ABC transporter substrate-binding protein — MIKNNSLFSNKYVWTALILSGVLSGCGSIKSEESKTISIDGSSTVFPITNLIVEKFNALDTDDISIESNFSGSIGGFRNFCEGKTDINNASVPIPKDFMEECKKNDIAYIELPVAFDALTVVTHPSNSWAKTMTVEELKTIWQPSAENNITRWNQVNSQWPDKTLNLFGPGKDSGTFEYFTVAIVGEDNSRNDYVYSEDDEALVNGVVQDPNALGYFGYAYYSQHQDKLQAVAIDNGNGAIMPSDATIIDNSYRPLTRPLFIYVNAKKAQENKGLAKFVDFYLTNASQIVHEVGYLPLPQSAYGVAKIHFNKHQVGTVFNGQPVLNATINELLTRTYASEGKEGYVY, encoded by the coding sequence ATGATTAAAAATAACTCATTATTTTCCAACAAATATGTGTGGACTGCATTGATTTTGTCGGGAGTGTTATCTGGTTGTGGTAGCATAAAATCTGAAGAATCAAAAACAATCTCGATCGATGGTTCAAGTACAGTATTTCCTATTACTAATTTAATTGTAGAAAAATTTAACGCTTTAGATACTGATGATATTAGTATAGAATCTAATTTCTCGGGATCGATCGGCGGATTTCGTAATTTTTGTGAAGGTAAAACCGACATCAATAATGCTTCCGTACCAATTCCTAAAGATTTCATGGAAGAATGTAAGAAAAATGATATTGCTTATATTGAATTGCCCGTAGCCTTTGATGCTTTAACTGTCGTAACTCATCCTTCCAATAGTTGGGCTAAAACCATGACAGTGGAAGAATTAAAAACTATATGGCAACCATCTGCAGAAAATAATATTACTCGTTGGAATCAAGTTAACAGTCAATGGCCCGATAAAACCCTTAATTTATTTGGGCCTGGCAAAGACTCTGGTACTTTTGAATACTTTACCGTTGCGATTGTAGGAGAAGATAATAGTCGTAATGACTATGTATATAGTGAAGATGATGAGGCTTTAGTTAACGGTGTAGTACAAGATCCCAATGCTTTGGGTTATTTTGGTTATGCTTATTATTCCCAACATCAAGACAAGTTACAAGCTGTAGCGATCGATAACGGTAATGGTGCGATAATGCCCTCTGATGCCACAATCATTGATAATTCCTATCGTCCTCTAACCCGTCCTTTATTTATTTATGTTAATGCAAAAAAAGCACAGGAAAATAAAGGTTTAGCAAAATTTGTGGATTTTTATTTAACTAATGCGTCTCAAATAGTCCATGAAGTCGGTTACTTACCCTTACCTCAATCCGCTTATGGAGTTGCAAAAATTCACTTTAACAAACATCAAGTAGGTACAGTTTTTAATGGTCAACCTGTACTAAATGCCACGATAAACGAGTTACTAACCAGAACCTATGCTTCTGAAGGCAAAGAAGGCTATGTTTATTAG
- the gyrB gene encoding DNA topoisomerase (ATP-hydrolyzing) subunit B, giving the protein MITENQTTNYGAEQIQVLEGLEPVRKRPGMYIGTTGPRGLHHLVYEVVDNSIDEALAGHCTHIEVEINSDGSVSVTDDGRGIPTDVHPTTKKSALETVMTVLHAGGKFGGGGYKVSGGLHGVGISVVNALSEWVQVTVWRQNQVFTQRYERGVPITELIAQPDTEHSTGTSISFLPDNQIFTETTEFDYNTLSGRLRELAYLNAGVKITFSDRRIVPEHIETYCYEGGIKEYVTYMTREKEVLHQDIIYVEGEKNGVQVEVAFQWCIDSYSDTILGFANNIRTIDGGTHLEGLKAVLTRTVNNVARKRNKIKENEPNLGGENVREGLTAVISVKVPDPEFEGQTKTKLGNSEVRGIVDSLVGEVLNDYLECNPSVADSVIDKAIQAFKAADAARRARELVRRKSVLESSPLPGKLADCSSRDPSESEIFLVEGDSAGGSAKQGRDRRFQAILPLRGKILNIEKTDDAKIYKNNEIQSLITALGLGIRGDEFDPTQLRYHHIVIMTDADVDGAHIRTLLLTFFYRYQRQLVEEGYIYIACPPLYKLERGKNHFYCYSDRELQQKIAEFPANANYNIQRFKGLGEMMPQQLWDTTMNPETRMMKRVEIEDAAQADHIFTVLMGDRVAPRREFIETHGPRLNLTQLDV; this is encoded by the coding sequence ATGATTACAGAGAACCAGACTACAAACTACGGTGCAGAACAGATTCAAGTTCTTGAAGGATTAGAACCTGTTAGAAAGCGTCCGGGTATGTACATTGGAACAACAGGCCCTAGAGGTTTACATCATTTAGTTTATGAAGTAGTTGATAACTCGATCGATGAGGCTTTAGCAGGTCACTGTACTCATATTGAAGTAGAAATTAACTCTGATGGTTCTGTTAGTGTCACAGATGATGGTAGAGGGATACCTACAGATGTACATCCTACCACAAAAAAGTCGGCACTAGAGACAGTTATGACTGTACTTCATGCAGGGGGGAAATTTGGAGGCGGTGGTTATAAAGTCTCGGGGGGATTACATGGGGTTGGTATTTCCGTTGTTAATGCTCTTTCTGAATGGGTACAAGTTACCGTTTGGCGACAAAATCAAGTATTTACTCAACGCTATGAAAGAGGAGTACCAATTACAGAATTAATCGCACAACCTGATACTGAACATTCTACAGGTACATCTATTAGTTTTTTACCTGATAATCAAATTTTTACCGAAACCACTGAGTTTGATTATAATACCCTTTCCGGCAGACTCCGAGAATTAGCTTATCTGAATGCGGGGGTTAAGATTACTTTTAGCGATCGCCGTATTGTACCTGAACACATCGAAACTTATTGTTATGAAGGTGGTATTAAAGAGTATGTTACCTACATGACAAGAGAAAAAGAGGTTTTACACCAAGATATTATCTATGTGGAAGGGGAAAAAAACGGGGTACAAGTAGAGGTTGCTTTTCAGTGGTGTATTGATTCCTATAGCGACACGATTTTGGGATTTGCTAACAATATTCGGACTATCGACGGCGGTACTCATTTAGAAGGTTTAAAAGCTGTTTTAACCCGTACTGTTAACAATGTTGCACGTAAAAGGAATAAAATCAAGGAAAATGAGCCAAATTTAGGTGGTGAAAACGTCAGGGAAGGTTTAACGGCAGTTATCTCCGTGAAAGTACCAGATCCTGAATTTGAAGGACAAACAAAGACAAAGTTAGGTAACTCGGAAGTTAGGGGAATTGTTGATTCTCTTGTGGGAGAAGTTTTAAACGATTATTTAGAGTGTAATCCATCAGTAGCAGATAGTGTTATTGATAAAGCCATTCAAGCCTTCAAAGCGGCTGATGCGGCTAGACGTGCAAGAGAGTTAGTTCGACGTAAATCTGTGTTAGAATCTTCACCCTTACCGGGTAAGTTAGCAGATTGTAGTTCTCGTGATCCGTCTGAATCAGAGATATTTCTTGTAGAAGGAGATAGTGCAGGAGGTAGTGCTAAACAAGGACGCGATCGACGTTTTCAGGCAATTCTACCGTTGCGAGGTAAAATCTTAAATATCGAAAAAACTGATGATGCCAAAATTTATAAAAATAATGAAATTCAATCCTTAATTACTGCTTTAGGTTTGGGCATTCGAGGGGATGAATTTGATCCAACGCAATTACGTTATCATCACATCGTAATTATGACGGATGCTGATGTCGATGGCGCACATATTCGTACTTTATTATTAACATTTTTCTATCGTTATCAAAGACAATTAGTAGAGGAAGGTTATATTTATATTGCTTGTCCTCCTTTATATAAGTTAGAAAGAGGAAAAAATCATTTTTATTGTTATAGCGATCGAGAATTACAACAAAAAATTGCTGAGTTTCCCGCTAATGCTAACTATAATATTCAACGTTTTAAAGGTTTAGGGGAAATGATGCCTCAACAACTTTGGGATACAACGATGAATCCTGAAACTCGTATGATGAAACGAGTAGAAATTGAAGACGCAGCTCAAGCTGATCATATCTTTACTGTATTAATGGGCGATCGAGTTGCACCACGACGAGAGTTTATCGAAACTCATGGCCCTCGTTTAAACTTAACACAGTTAGATGTTTAA
- a CDS encoding NAD(P)H-quinone oxidoreductase subunit N, which produces MDFSSQIASQLNAMAILPEGIVIVTLLLVLIFDLIFGRKSVSWLPYLAIFGLLASVGALFYGWDNPHPTSFLGSFTSDNLSIVFRAIVALSTAITILLSIAYIENTGTSLAEFIGIMLSATLGGMFLCGASELVMIFVSLEMLSISSYLMTGYMKRDPRSNEAALKYLLIGAASSAIFLYGSSLLYGLSGGMTNINTISTTLLAGEGLESLGLAIALVFMIAGIAFKISAVPFHQWTPDVYEGSPTPVVAFLSVGSKAAGFALAIRLLVTVFAPVTEQWHFIFTALAILSMVLGNVVALAQTSMKRMLAYSSIGQAGFVMIGLVASSQAGYSSMIFYLFTYLFMNLGAFACVILFSLRTGTDKISDYAGLYQKDPLLTLGLSLCLLSLGGIPPLAGFFGKIYIFWAGWQAGLYSLVLVALVTSVISIYYYIRVVKMMVVKEPHEMSEVVKKYPPIRWNLPGMRPIQVSLVFLIVATSLIGILSNPVVTIANKSVNSSLVLQPSMEASINTLSAREIKTVL; this is translated from the coding sequence ATGGATTTTTCTAGTCAAATTGCCAGTCAATTGAACGCTATGGCTATTCTTCCCGAAGGAATTGTCATTGTGACTTTACTATTAGTATTAATTTTTGATTTAATTTTTGGGCGTAAATCTGTATCGTGGTTGCCTTATTTAGCTATTTTTGGTTTACTCGCTTCTGTCGGTGCGTTATTCTATGGTTGGGATAATCCTCATCCTACTTCCTTTCTTGGTTCTTTTACCAGTGACAATTTGAGTATTGTTTTCCGTGCGATCGTAGCTTTATCTACTGCAATTACTATTTTATTATCGATCGCTTATATTGAAAATACGGGAACATCCTTAGCAGAATTTATCGGCATCATGTTAAGTGCCACTTTAGGAGGTATGTTTCTTTGTGGTGCATCAGAATTAGTGATGATTTTTGTCTCTTTAGAGATGCTTAGTATTTCTTCCTATCTGATGACAGGCTATATGAAACGAGATCCTCGATCGAATGAAGCAGCCTTGAAATATTTATTAATTGGAGCGGCTAGTTCTGCCATTTTTTTATATGGTTCATCCTTACTCTATGGATTATCGGGGGGAATGACAAACATAAATACTATCAGCACCACTTTACTGGCTGGAGAGGGTTTAGAATCTCTTGGTTTAGCCATTGCTTTAGTTTTTATGATCGCTGGTATCGCTTTCAAAATTTCTGCTGTACCTTTTCACCAGTGGACTCCTGATGTTTATGAAGGTTCACCAACTCCTGTGGTAGCTTTCTTATCTGTTGGTTCAAAAGCAGCCGGTTTTGCCCTCGCTATTAGATTATTAGTAACCGTCTTCGCTCCTGTCACCGAACAATGGCACTTTATTTTTACCGCTTTAGCTATTCTTAGTATGGTACTCGGTAACGTGGTAGCTTTAGCTCAAACTAGCATGAAAAGAATGTTAGCTTATTCTTCCATCGGTCAAGCAGGTTTCGTTATGATTGGTTTAGTTGCTAGTAGTCAAGCTGGTTACTCAAGTATGATTTTCTACTTGTTTACTTATCTATTCATGAACTTAGGTGCTTTTGCTTGTGTGATTCTCTTTTCCTTGAGAACGGGTACAGATAAAATTAGTGATTATGCCGGACTATATCAAAAAGATCCCCTATTAACCCTTGGATTAAGCCTCTGTTTGCTTTCTTTGGGTGGTATTCCCCCCTTAGCAGGATTTTTTGGCAAAATTTACATTTTCTGGGCAGGATGGCAAGCAGGACTTTATAGCTTGGTTTTAGTGGCTTTAGTGACTAGCGTTATCTCTATTTATTACTATATTAGAGTTGTAAAAATGATGGTAGTAAAAGAACCTCATGAAATGTCAGAAGTGGTCAAAAAATATCCTCCTATTCGTTGGAATTTACCCGGAATGCGTCCTATTCAGGTAAGTTTAGTCTTTTTAATCGTTGCTACTTCTTTGATCGGCATTTTATCTAATCCAGTGGTTACGATCGCTAATAAATCTGTTAACAGTAGTTTAGTATTACAGCCATCTATGGAAGCTAGTATTAATACTCTTTCTGCGAGGGAAATCAAAACGGTTTTATAA
- the pstC gene encoding phosphate ABC transporter permease subunit PstC codes for MTQSDSTTDNPMMGERSPLEKILDQGFKWLTFGLAISIGLVLVSIAIIIFMGAYPAIAKFNIGFFTNSNWNPVTDEYGVIAVIYGTIVSALISLIIAIPLGVGAAVFLSEDFIPEEIRSVLVFLVEILAAIPSVVYGLWGIFILIPITKTFGIWLHGNFGWFPLFSTEPAGPGMLPAGIVLSIMILPIIIAISRDSLASLPPDLRQASLGLGATRWETIFRVLIPGAISGIMGGIMLALGRAMGETMAATMIIGNSNRLSISILDPANTIASLIANQFAEASGLQISALMYAGLVLMILTLIVNILAEYIVNQVKAKYE; via the coding sequence ATGACACAGTCTGATTCTACGACAGATAATCCCATGATGGGGGAGAGATCTCCCTTAGAAAAGATATTAGATCAAGGTTTTAAGTGGTTAACTTTTGGATTAGCCATCAGTATTGGTTTAGTTTTGGTTAGTATTGCCATCATTATTTTTATGGGTGCTTATCCTGCCATTGCTAAATTTAACATTGGTTTTTTTACTAATAGTAACTGGAATCCCGTCACTGATGAATATGGTGTTATCGCCGTAATTTATGGCACGATCGTTAGTGCTTTAATTTCTCTTATTATTGCTATTCCTTTAGGAGTTGGAGCGGCTGTTTTTTTAAGTGAAGATTTTATCCCCGAAGAAATTCGCTCGGTTTTAGTTTTTTTAGTGGAAATTTTAGCAGCTATTCCCAGTGTAGTTTATGGATTATGGGGGATTTTTATTTTAATTCCCATTACTAAAACTTTTGGTATTTGGTTGCATGGTAACTTTGGATGGTTTCCTTTGTTCAGTACTGAACCTGCAGGCCCCGGAATGCTACCTGCTGGTATTGTATTATCTATTATGATTTTACCTATTATCATTGCCATTTCCCGGGACTCCTTAGCTTCTTTACCCCCTGATTTACGTCAAGCCTCTTTAGGATTAGGGGCAACTCGTTGGGAAACTATTTTTCGAGTTTTAATTCCGGGTGCAATTTCTGGTATTATGGGAGGTATCATGTTAGCATTAGGTCGTGCTATGGGTGAAACTATGGCAGCAACGATGATTATTGGGAACTCTAACCGTTTAAGTATTTCTATCTTAGATCCTGCTAATACGATCGCTTCTTTAATTGCCAATCAATTTGCAGAAGCCAGTGGACTACAAATATCTGCTTTGATGTATGCAGGTTTAGTGTTAATGATTTTAACTTTGATTGTAAATATCTTAGCTGAATATATTGTTAATCAAGTTAAAGCTAAATACGAATAA
- the pstS gene encoding phosphate ABC transporter substrate-binding protein PstS: protein MIKSKNRLIGSLSALTFALSLTACGGGTPTTTTEGTGETETGEQTSSLSVPFESNVALTGAGASFPAPLYQNWFVALNQKLPKLQVNYQSVGSGAGVEQFTAGTVDFGASDTAMKDDEIAKVSKGVLMLPVTAGSIVFAYNLPGVEGLKLSRETYVDIALGKISKWNDPKIVADNPDLTLPDKPIVFVHRSDGSGTTGVFTMHLSSISEDWKTKVGEGKTVQWGPDGGKFLGGKGNEGITATIQQNEGAIGYVEYGYAKNNNLTMATIQNKAGQFITPTDEAASATLASVELPENLRAFITDPEGEQSYPIVTYSWILAYPKYDDANKAIAMEAMIQYALTEGQKVAPALGYVPLPPNVAQKVAGIADQITPDFTINVN from the coding sequence ATGATAAAAAGTAAAAATAGATTAATTGGATCATTATCTGCACTGACTTTCGCGTTAAGTTTAACGGCTTGTGGTGGTGGGACTCCAACAACAACAACAGAAGGTACTGGAGAGACTGAAACTGGAGAGCAGACTTCTTCTCTTAGTGTTCCTTTTGAAAGTAATGTTGCTTTAACTGGTGCAGGTGCTAGTTTTCCTGCTCCTTTATATCAAAACTGGTTTGTTGCCTTGAATCAAAAATTACCCAAATTACAGGTTAACTATCAATCTGTTGGTAGTGGTGCAGGTGTTGAACAGTTTACGGCTGGTACAGTGGATTTTGGTGCTAGTGACACAGCGATGAAAGACGATGAAATTGCTAAAGTCAGTAAAGGTGTTCTAATGTTACCTGTCACTGCAGGATCGATCGTCTTTGCCTATAATTTACCCGGTGTTGAAGGTTTAAAATTAAGTAGGGAGACTTACGTTGATATTGCTTTAGGAAAAATTAGTAAATGGAATGATCCTAAAATTGTAGCCGATAATCCTGATTTAACTCTACCTGACAAACCGATCGTTTTTGTTCATCGTTCTGATGGTAGCGGTACAACCGGAGTATTTACGATGCACCTATCTTCTATTAGCGAAGATTGGAAAACTAAAGTAGGAGAAGGTAAAACCGTTCAATGGGGCCCTGATGGTGGTAAATTCTTAGGCGGTAAAGGTAATGAAGGGATAACAGCTACCATTCAACAAAATGAAGGAGCGATCGGCTATGTAGAATATGGTTATGCTAAAAATAATAATCTAACTATGGCGACGATTCAAAATAAAGCAGGTCAATTTATTACTCCGACTGATGAGGCCGCTTCCGCCACTTTAGCTAGCGTAGAGTTGCCTGAAAATTTACGCGCTTTTATTACAGATCCAGAAGGCGAACAGTCTTATCCTATTGTCACTTATTCTTGGATTCTTGCTTATCCTAAGTATGACGATGCAAATAAAGCGATCGCCATGGAAGCGATGATTCAATACGCTTTAACCGAAGGTCAAAAAGTTGCCCCTGCGTTGGGATATGTGCCTTTACCTCCCAATGTAGCTCAAAAAGTAGCGGGGATAGCGGATCAAATTACTCCAGACTTCACTATCAATGTTAACTAA
- the pstA gene encoding phosphate ABC transporter permease PstA translates to MITTTIGSLKKKSSSPRVILGSVMTGLSGLCMVLTLIPLIAVLYFVIIQGFSRLNVDLFTQLPPPPGLDEGGLANAIIGTLAVVGIAAILAVPIGVLAAVYLSEFSNGNKFATSIRFATNVLSGVPSIIAGIFAYGLLVSSGIVGFSAIAGGVSLAVLMLPTIIRTTDEALKIVPQEIRWAALGVGAYNYQTVLKIVLPAALPGIITGVTLAIARAAGETAPLIFTALFSNFWPNISPQGLLEPIATLSVLVYNFAILPFPPQQELAWAGSLILVFLVLGTSIIARLATRRKIY, encoded by the coding sequence ATGATTACTACTACCATCGGCAGTTTAAAAAAGAAGTCCTCTAGCCCTAGAGTGATTTTGGGATCGGTGATGACGGGATTAAGTGGTTTATGTATGGTATTAACTTTAATTCCTTTAATCGCAGTACTTTATTTTGTAATCATACAAGGATTTAGTCGTCTCAACGTTGATTTATTTACTCAACTTCCTCCTCCTCCGGGGTTAGATGAAGGAGGACTAGCTAATGCTATTATTGGTACTCTTGCTGTAGTAGGGATTGCTGCAATTTTAGCCGTTCCTATCGGGGTTTTGGCTGCCGTGTATCTGTCAGAATTCAGTAATGGTAATAAGTTTGCCACAAGTATTCGATTTGCCACCAACGTTTTAAGTGGTGTACCTTCGATTATTGCTGGGATTTTTGCTTACGGTTTATTGGTGTCTAGTGGTATTGTTGGTTTTTCTGCCATCGCCGGGGGAGTTTCTTTAGCGGTATTGATGTTACCAACTATTATTCGTACCACTGACGAGGCTTTAAAAATTGTTCCCCAAGAAATTCGATGGGCGGCTTTAGGAGTTGGTGCTTATAACTATCAAACAGTATTAAAAATAGTCCTCCCGGCTGCTTTACCCGGTATTATTACTGGGGTAACTTTAGCGATCGCAAGGGCGGCAGGAGAAACAGCTCCTTTAATTTTTACGGCGTTATTTTCCAATTTTTGGCCTAATATATCTCCTCAAGGATTATTAGAACCGATCGCAACTTTATCTGTCTTAGTATATAACTTTGCTATTTTACCTTTTCCCCCACAACAAGAATTAGCGTGGGCCGGCTCATTAATTTTGGTATTTTTAGTATTAGGTACAAGTATTATTGCTCGTTTGGCTACCCGTAGAAAAATCTATTAA